CTCGGCCGCTTGCGCGTTGCCGGGATGCAAGAGGGAGTGCCGGTGTACGACGTGCTGCGTTGGCGCGCGGCGTAATTGCGCTCGGAAAAATGGCTGTAAGGAACAGGAGAATTAGAAAATGATGAGAAGTTTTTCACAGAGGTTCACACTGATAATCGCGCTTGCCGGGCTAGTGCTCGCGCAACTACTTGCCGGCGTTTTTACAGCGCCGGTTTGGGCCGGGCAGGCCGAGCAGTTCACGCCCGAGTTTCACGAGATGCACAAGAACTTCGATCCCAAGCACACGCCGAAGATCGTCGCGCCGGACAGCGTCAAGCGCGGTCAATGGTTCGATGTCACGCTTTCGGTGGGTACCGACAGCGACCATCCTTCGTTGAGCGAACATTTCGTGCGCTACATCGCTTTGTACATCGATAGCGCGGAGATCGGCCGCGTCTATCTCCATCCGGTCTATTCTTTTCCGAAGGTGACGTTCACCATCGCTCTGGACAAGGGCGGCGTGCTGCGTGCGGTGGAGGAGCCGACCCATTCGTCGGCGTGGGAAGGATCGAAAAAGATTGCCGTGCTGCCGTAGCTGACGCGAAACTTCTTTTTTGGTTCTTCAGGCTTTTGTGTGGATACTGCGTCAGGTTCATTTTGTTTTCTTCACCACGAAGATCACGAAGGACACGAAGGGTTAGGATGATTAAGACTCCGAGCTTCGTGCTTTTCGTGGCCGCCAGAGGACGGATCAGCCACAGTTTTCAAGGCTGATCCTTCGTGGTGAAAACATTTTCACAGTAAACCGGAAACCTATTTTTTTTGCATGCGCACGGTGACGTTGGTGCTGTCGCCGCTCACCGTGACTTCCTGGGTCACGGTGCCTAAAGTTTCCTGCCAAACTTGCAGCGTGTATTTGCCCGGCGGGACGTTCTCAAGAACAAAATCGCCGGTCTCTTTAGTCAGCGTGTAGAAAGGATGATCGGCGACCACGACCTAGCCGCGCATCCACGTGTGCAGGTCGCAGTCGACGCGCATGACTTCAGGATGTTTGAAACCGATGGCGATGGTGTGCGCGTGGGGTTGGGCGCGGTTGAAGGGCGGATTCTCTTTGCCGCCGCTCCTGACGTTATGCATGAGCCGGTCGCTGTTCAAAAACTCCACGGTGCCGCCCGCCGGCACGATCACCACGTGAGGAACGAAGTCGCATTTGCTCTGGTCCATCTTCACCGGCGCCGGATTGGCCGGCCACTTGGCGTTGGCTGGCGCACCTTGCAGCGACACGACGACGTTGTGGATGCCGTTATTGGCCGACAGCAACAAGTCTCCGGCTTCTTTTTCTTTGCCGCACAGATACTGATCGATGGTCACCGGCAGTTTGTTTCGTTCCAGCGCCGGGCCGCTGTAGCGCACGCTGCCTTTGATCGTGCCAGCGTGAGCGCTGCCGCAAAGGGA
This is a stretch of genomic DNA from Deltaproteobacteria bacterium. It encodes these proteins:
- a CDS encoding superoxide reductase: MMRSFSQRFTLIIALAGLVLAQLLAGVFTAPVWAGQAEQFTPEFHEMHKNFDPKHTPKIVAPDSVKRGQWFDVTLSVGTDSDHPSLSEHFVRYIALYIDSAEIGRVYLHPVYSFPKVTFTIALDKGGVLRAVEEPTHSSAWEGSKKIAVLP
- a CDS encoding carboxypeptidase regulatory-like domain-containing protein, producing MVADHPFYTLTKETGDFVLENVPPGKYTLQVWQETLGTVTQEVTVSGDSTNVTVRMQKK